In Streptomyces sp. SID8374, one genomic interval encodes:
- a CDS encoding trehalose-6-phosphate synthase: MVSEHAPSSTAQVLVASNRGPITYTLGEDGTLDAKRGGGGLVSGLSAVDDKLWVCAALGDGDREAVRRGVGEPGVRMLDIDAEVHADAYNGIANSVLWFVHHLLYQTPVEPVFDAEFRRQWASYETYNRAFARALAEEAGPGAAVLVQDYHLALVPGMLRELRPDLRIGHFSHTPWAPVDYFRLLPDDIGEQLLRGILGADRAAFLTRRWADAFISCCTEILGGTGRTRIGVHGLGADADFLRRRSQEADVDERMEALREQVGEGRKTIVRVDRTELSKNIVRGLHAYRALLETRPEWRERVVHVAFAYPSRQDLSVYRDYTAAVQTLATEINGEYGTESWTPVVLHVKDDFARSLAAYRLADVALVNPIRDGMNLVAKEVPVVSDHGCALVLSREAGAYEELGEDAIVVNPYDVVGTAEALHEALSMSAEERTGRTKRLAEAATALPPQQWFLDQLEALRQE; this comes from the coding sequence ATGGTCTCCGAGCACGCACCCTCCTCCACCGCCCAGGTTCTCGTCGCGTCCAACCGCGGCCCCATCACGTACACGCTCGGCGAGGACGGGACTCTCGACGCCAAGCGCGGCGGGGGCGGTCTCGTCTCCGGGCTGAGCGCCGTCGACGACAAGCTCTGGGTCTGCGCGGCCCTCGGCGACGGCGACCGCGAGGCGGTACGGCGCGGGGTCGGTGAGCCGGGCGTACGGATGCTGGACATCGACGCCGAGGTCCACGCCGACGCGTACAACGGCATCGCCAACTCGGTGCTCTGGTTCGTCCACCACCTGCTCTACCAGACCCCCGTGGAGCCGGTCTTCGACGCGGAGTTCCGGCGCCAGTGGGCCTCGTACGAGACGTACAACCGGGCCTTCGCCCGGGCGCTCGCCGAGGAGGCGGGGCCGGGGGCGGCGGTGCTGGTGCAGGACTACCACCTGGCCCTGGTCCCCGGGATGCTCCGCGAGCTGCGCCCGGACCTGAGGATCGGCCACTTCTCGCACACCCCGTGGGCGCCGGTGGACTACTTCCGGCTGCTGCCCGACGACATCGGCGAGCAGCTGCTGCGCGGCATCCTCGGCGCGGACCGGGCCGCGTTCCTGACCCGGCGGTGGGCGGACGCGTTCATCAGCTGCTGTACGGAGATCCTCGGCGGGACGGGCCGCACCAGGATCGGGGTGCACGGGCTGGGGGCGGACGCGGACTTCCTGCGGCGGCGCTCGCAGGAGGCGGACGTCGACGAGCGCATGGAGGCGCTGCGGGAGCAGGTGGGCGAGGGCCGGAAGACCATCGTCCGGGTGGACCGCACCGAGCTGTCCAAGAACATCGTGCGCGGCCTGCACGCGTACCGGGCCCTGCTGGAGACCCGCCCCGAGTGGCGCGAGCGCGTGGTCCACGTGGCCTTCGCCTACCCCTCCCGCCAGGACCTCTCGGTCTACCGGGACTACACGGCGGCGGTGCAGACTCTGGCAACGGAGATCAACGGGGAGTACGGCACGGAGAGTTGGACGCCCGTCGTCCTCCATGTGAAGGACGACTTCGCCCGCTCGCTCGCCGCGTACCGGCTGGCGGATGTGGCCCTGGTCAACCCGATCCGGGACGGCATGAACCTGGTCGCCAAGGAGGTCCCCGTCGTCTCCGACCACGGCTGCGCGCTGGTGCTGTCGCGGGAGGCGGGGGCGTACGAGGAGCTGGGCGAGGACGCGATCGTGGTGAACCCGTACGACGTGGTGGGCACGGCGGAGGCGCTGCACGAGGCTTTGTCGATGAGCGCCGAGGAGCGGACCGGCCGCACGAAGCGGCTGGCGGAGGCGGCGACCGCGCTCCCGCCGCAGCAGTGGTTCCTGGACCAGCTGGAGGCGCTGCGGCAGGAGTGA
- a CDS encoding lasso peptide biosynthesis B2 protein yields the protein MTTEMTMPRRGAGPGGLRLRTAIAAAFVLARFKPGRLRRVLARCSRGARPATYDETLEMYEAVTATSRRCAGRYGCLPRSVAIALACRMSGSWPDWCAGVRTAPPFSPHAWVEAGGRTVGEQAESADLRPLMVVSVREGVPGERGGGDDDGGGQAS from the coding sequence ATGACCACCGAGATGACGATGCCCCGCCGGGGCGCGGGCCCGGGCGGACTGCGGCTGCGTACCGCGATCGCCGCCGCGTTCGTCCTGGCCCGCTTCAAGCCGGGCCGCCTGCGCCGGGTGCTGGCGAGGTGCAGCAGGGGCGCGCGCCCGGCGACGTACGACGAGACGCTGGAGATGTACGAGGCGGTCACCGCCACCAGCCGCCGCTGCGCGGGCCGTTACGGCTGCCTGCCCCGCTCGGTGGCCATCGCGCTGGCGTGCCGGATGTCGGGGAGCTGGCCGGACTGGTGCGCGGGAGTCCGGACGGCACCGCCGTTCTCGCCGCATGCTTGGGTGGAGGCGGGGGGACGTACGGTCGGCGAGCAGGCGGAGTCGGCCGATCTGCGTCCTTTGATGGTGGTGTCGGTACGCGAGGGGGTTCCGGGTGAGCGCGGTGGCGGGGACGACGACGGGGGCGGACAGGCCTCCTGA
- a CDS encoding glucosyl-3-phosphoglycerate synthase yields the protein MLEEVERWLTRRSWSSADRPLNRLTDARAADPHRTSVSVVLPALNEEATVGAIVATIRRELMEKVRLVDELVVIDSGSTDATAAVARAAGARVVHRDAILPRIPALPGKGEVLWRSLLVTSGEIVCFVDADLKDFSADFVSGTVGPLLTDPAVQFVKAMYDRPLGDSAGQGGRVTELVARPLLNLHWPQLAGFVQPLGGEYAVRRSLLERLPFPVGYGVELGLLVDALHTVDLDALGQVDVGVRRHRHQDGQALGRMAAAIYRTAQLRLSRGHLVRPALTQFERGEEGFVPRTHAVDTEERPPMREIEEYAERWAA from the coding sequence GTGCTCGAAGAGGTGGAACGCTGGCTGACCAGGCGTTCCTGGTCGTCCGCCGACCGCCCGCTGAACCGGCTCACCGACGCCCGGGCCGCCGACCCTCACCGTACGTCGGTGAGTGTGGTGCTGCCCGCGCTGAACGAGGAGGCCACGGTCGGCGCCATCGTGGCGACGATCCGGCGGGAGCTGATGGAGAAGGTCCGGCTGGTCGACGAGCTGGTGGTGATCGACTCCGGTTCCACCGACGCCACCGCCGCCGTGGCGCGCGCGGCGGGCGCCCGGGTGGTGCACCGGGACGCGATCCTGCCCCGGATCCCGGCCCTGCCCGGCAAGGGCGAGGTGCTGTGGCGGTCGCTCCTGGTCACCAGCGGCGAGATCGTCTGCTTCGTCGACGCCGACCTCAAGGACTTCTCGGCGGACTTCGTCTCGGGGACGGTGGGCCCGCTGCTCACGGACCCCGCGGTCCAGTTCGTCAAGGCGATGTACGACCGTCCGCTCGGCGACAGCGCAGGTCAGGGCGGCCGCGTCACCGAATTGGTGGCACGCCCGCTGCTCAATCTGCACTGGCCGCAGCTGGCCGGCTTCGTACAGCCGCTGGGCGGCGAGTACGCGGTGCGGCGGTCCTTGCTGGAGCGGCTGCCGTTCCCGGTCGGTTACGGGGTGGAGCTGGGGCTCCTCGTCGACGCCCTGCACACCGTGGATCTGGACGCGCTGGGCCAGGTCGACGTGGGGGTGCGGCGCCACCGCCACCAGGACGGGCAGGCGCTGGGCCGGATGGCCGCGGCGATCTACCGCACGGCGCAGCTGCGGCTCTCCCGGGGCCATCTGGTGCGGCCCGCGCTGACGCAGTTCGAGCGGGGCGAGGAGGGGTTCGTGCCGCGCACCCATGCGGTGGACACGGAGGAGCGGCCGCCGATGCGGGAGATCGAGGAGTACGCGGAGCGGTGGGCGGCGTGA
- the thrC gene encoding threonine synthase: MAVQTIAGNATTAPVDLGPAAALSCRECGERFELGPLFACASCFGPLEVAYDLPTGSAEELKKRIEAGPNNIWRYAPLLPVPADVAEKPNINPGFTKLVKADNLARELGVTGGLYVKDDSGNPTHSFKDRVVAIAVEAARAFGFTTLSCSSTGNLAGAVGAAAARAGLRSCVFIPHDLEQGKVVMAAVYGGELVGIEGNYDDVNRFCSELIGDPLGEGWGFVNVNLRPYYGEGSKTLAYEICEQLGWKLPDQIVIPIASGSQLTKIDKGFQELIKLGLVEDRPYKIFGAQAEGCSPVSAAFKAGHDVVRPQKPNTIAKSLAIGNPADGPYVLDIARRTGGAVEDVNDEQVVDAIKLLARTEGIFGETAGGVTLGVTKKLIEAGVIDPALTTVVLNTGDGLKTLDAVSATSQATATIKPSLDAFRAAGLASA; this comes from the coding sequence ATGGCTGTTCAGACCATTGCAGGTAATGCCACCACCGCCCCCGTGGACCTCGGTCCCGCCGCGGCGCTTTCCTGCCGCGAGTGCGGCGAGCGTTTCGAGCTCGGCCCCCTTTTCGCCTGTGCGTCCTGTTTCGGACCACTGGAAGTGGCGTACGACCTGCCGACCGGTTCCGCCGAGGAGCTGAAGAAGCGCATCGAGGCCGGTCCGAACAACATCTGGCGCTACGCCCCGCTGCTGCCGGTGCCCGCCGATGTCGCGGAGAAGCCCAATATCAACCCCGGTTTCACCAAGCTGGTCAAGGCCGACAACCTCGCCCGTGAGCTGGGCGTCACCGGCGGCCTGTACGTCAAGGACGACTCCGGCAACCCGACGCACTCCTTCAAGGACCGTGTCGTCGCGATCGCCGTCGAGGCCGCCCGCGCCTTCGGCTTCACCACCCTGTCCTGCTCCTCCACGGGCAACCTGGCCGGTGCCGTCGGTGCCGCCGCCGCCCGCGCCGGACTGCGCTCCTGCGTCTTCATCCCGCACGACCTGGAGCAGGGCAAGGTCGTCATGGCCGCGGTGTACGGCGGTGAGCTGGTCGGCATCGAGGGCAACTACGACGACGTCAACCGCTTCTGCTCCGAGCTCATCGGCGACCCGCTCGGCGAGGGCTGGGGCTTCGTCAACGTCAACCTGCGCCCGTACTACGGCGAGGGCTCCAAGACCCTGGCGTACGAGATCTGCGAGCAGCTCGGCTGGAAGCTGCCCGACCAGATCGTCATCCCGATCGCGTCCGGCTCCCAGCTGACGAAGATCGACAAGGGGTTCCAGGAGCTGATCAAGCTCGGCCTGGTCGAGGACAGGCCGTACAAGATCTTCGGCGCCCAGGCCGAGGGCTGCTCGCCGGTCTCCGCCGCCTTCAAGGCCGGGCACGACGTCGTACGGCCCCAGAAGCCGAACACCATCGCCAAGTCCCTGGCCATCGGCAACCCGGCGGACGGCCCGTACGTCCTGGACATCGCCCGCCGCACCGGCGGCGCCGTGGAGGACGTGAACGACGAGCAGGTCGTCGACGCGATCAAGCTGCTGGCGCGCACCGAGGGCATCTTCGGCGAGACGGCGGGCGGCGTGACGCTCGGCGTGACCAAGAAGCTCATCGAGGCGGGCGTGATCGACCCGGCGCTCACCACCGTCGTCCTGAACACCGGTGACGGCCTCAAGACCCTCGACGCGGTCTCCGCGACCTCGCAGGCGACGGCCACCATCAAGCCGAGCCTGGACGCCTTCCGCGCCGCGGGCCTCGCCTCCGCCTGA
- the groL gene encoding chaperonin GroEL (60 kDa chaperone family; promotes refolding of misfolded polypeptides especially under stressful conditions; forms two stacked rings of heptamers to form a barrel-shaped 14mer; ends can be capped by GroES; misfolded proteins enter the barrel where they are refolded when GroES binds), which produces MAKIIAFDEEARRGLERGMNQLADAVKVTLGPKGRNVVLEKKWGAPTITNDGVSIAKEIELEDPYEKIGAELVKEVAKKTDDVAGDGTTTATVLAQALVREGLRNVAAGANPMALKRGIEKAVEAVSAALLEQAKDVETKEQIASTASISAADTEIGAKIAEAMDKVGKEGVITVEESQTFGLELELTEGMRFDKGYISAYFATDMERMEASLDDPYILIVNSKIASVKDLIPLLEKVMQSGKPLLIIAEDVEGEALSTLVVNKIKGTFKSVAVKAPGFGDRRKAMLADIAILTGGTVISEEVGLKLENAGLDLLGRARKVVITKDETTIVDGAGDSEQVQGRVKQIRAEIENSDSDYDREKLQERLAKLAGGVAVIKAGAATEVELKERKHRIEDAVRNAKAAVEEGIVAGGGVALLQASAVFDKLDLTGDEATGANAVKLALEAPLKQIAVNGGLEGGVVVEKVRNLPIGHGLNAASGEYVDMIAEGIIDPAKVTRSALQNAASIAALFLTTEAVIADKPEKAGAATPGGMPGGDMDF; this is translated from the coding sequence ATGGCCAAGATCATCGCGTTCGACGAGGAGGCACGGCGCGGTCTCGAGCGCGGGATGAACCAGCTCGCCGACGCCGTCAAGGTCACCCTCGGCCCCAAGGGCCGTAACGTCGTCCTCGAGAAGAAGTGGGGCGCGCCCACGATCACCAACGATGGTGTTTCCATCGCCAAGGAGATCGAGCTCGAGGACCCGTACGAGAAGATCGGTGCGGAGCTGGTCAAGGAGGTCGCCAAGAAGACGGACGACGTCGCCGGCGACGGTACGACCACCGCCACCGTTCTCGCCCAGGCTCTCGTCCGCGAGGGTCTGCGCAACGTCGCCGCAGGCGCCAACCCGATGGCCCTCAAGCGGGGCATCGAGAAGGCCGTCGAGGCCGTCTCCGCCGCTCTGCTGGAGCAGGCCAAGGACGTGGAGACCAAGGAGCAGATCGCTTCGACCGCCTCCATCTCCGCCGCCGACACCGAGATCGGCGCCAAGATCGCCGAGGCGATGGACAAGGTCGGCAAGGAAGGCGTCATCACCGTCGAGGAGTCCCAGACCTTCGGTCTGGAGCTTGAGCTCACCGAGGGTATGCGCTTCGACAAGGGCTACATCTCGGCCTACTTCGCGACCGACATGGAGCGTATGGAGGCGTCTCTCGACGACCCGTACATCCTGATCGTCAACTCGAAGATCGCCAGCGTCAAGGACCTGATCCCGCTGCTGGAGAAGGTCATGCAGTCGGGCAAGCCCCTGCTGATCATCGCCGAGGACGTCGAGGGCGAGGCGCTCTCCACCCTGGTCGTCAACAAGATCAAGGGCACGTTCAAGTCCGTCGCCGTCAAGGCCCCGGGCTTCGGCGACCGCCGCAAGGCCATGCTCGCGGACATCGCCATCCTCACCGGTGGCACCGTGATCTCCGAGGAGGTCGGTCTCAAGCTGGAGAACGCCGGCCTGGACCTGCTCGGCCGCGCCCGCAAGGTCGTCATCACCAAGGACGAGACCACGATCGTCGACGGTGCCGGTGACAGCGAGCAGGTGCAGGGTCGCGTCAAGCAGATCCGCGCCGAGATCGAGAACTCCGACTCGGACTACGACCGCGAGAAGCTCCAGGAGCGCCTCGCGAAGCTGGCCGGCGGCGTGGCCGTCATCAAGGCCGGCGCCGCCACCGAGGTGGAGCTCAAGGAGCGCAAGCACCGCATCGAGGACGCGGTGCGCAACGCCAAGGCCGCCGTCGAGGAGGGCATCGTCGCCGGTGGTGGCGTGGCTCTGCTCCAGGCCTCGGCAGTCTTCGACAAGCTGGACCTCACGGGTGACGAGGCGACCGGCGCCAACGCCGTGAAGCTCGCGCTGGAGGCCCCGCTCAAGCAGATCGCCGTCAACGGTGGTCTCGAGGGTGGCGTCGTCGTCGAGAAGGTCCGCAACCTGCCGATCGGTCACGGCCTCAACGCCGCGTCCGGCGAGTACGTGGACATGATCGCCGAGGGCATCATCGACCCGGCGAAGGTCACGCGCTCCGCTCTGCAGAACGCCGCCTCCATCGCCGCGCTCTTCCTCACCACCGAGGCCGTCATCGCCGACAAGCCCGAGAAGGCCGGCGCGGCCACTCCGGGCGGCATGCCGGGCGGTGACATGGACTTCTGA
- a CDS encoding cold-shock protein, translating into MAQGTVKWFNAEKGYGFIAVDGGADVFVHYSAIQMDGYRTLEEGQRVEFEISQGQKGPQADMVKLAVG; encoded by the coding sequence ATGGCTCAGGGCACCGTCAAGTGGTTCAACGCGGAGAAGGGGTACGGCTTCATCGCGGTCGACGGTGGTGCGGATGTTTTCGTCCACTACAGCGCGATCCAGATGGACGGGTACCGCACCCTCGAAGAGGGTCAGCGAGTTGAATTCGAGATCTCGCAGGGCCAGAAGGGGCCCCAGGCCGACATGGTCAAGCTCGCCGTCGGCTGA
- a CDS encoding MoaD/ThiS family protein: protein MSVKVRIPTILRTYTGGQAEVTAEGAKLSEVIDSLEKDHPGIAARVLDDQGKLRRFVNVYVNDDDVRFEGGLDAATPDGAGISIIPAVAGGC from the coding sequence ATGAGCGTCAAGGTCCGCATCCCCACCATCCTCCGCACGTACACGGGCGGCCAGGCCGAGGTCACGGCGGAGGGCGCGAAGCTCTCCGAGGTCATCGACTCCCTGGAGAAGGACCACCCGGGCATCGCCGCCCGCGTCCTGGACGACCAGGGCAAGCTGCGCCGCTTCGTCAACGTGTACGTCAACGACGACGACGTGCGCTTCGAGGGCGGCCTCGACGCCGCCACGCCCGACGGCGCCGGCATCTCGATCATCCCGGCCGTGGCCGGCGGCTGCTGA
- a CDS encoding keywimysin-related RiPP produces MKQQKKAYVKPSLFKQGDFSKKTAGYFYGSYKEYWVRRII; encoded by the coding sequence ATGAAGCAGCAGAAGAAGGCTTACGTGAAGCCGTCGCTGTTCAAGCAGGGCGACTTTTCGAAGAAGACCGCCGGTTACTTCTACGGCTCGTACAAGGAGTACTGGGTCCGGCGCATCATCTGA
- a CDS encoding asparagine synthase-related protein, whose protein sequence is MPGLLRDYFVVLPDSVAGHAVAGQLPAPDPTAPEATAVVGDVLTVAHPSGRPWVVARPLVRKVSHLRRGDDALVLIGPDRVPEPVLAGLLEGVRDRAALERRLARLPGLHHVVARLSGETWIRGTASGLRRIYHARHAEAGTLASDRPAVLARLTGAPLDDGALALRMLDFLPHPLSRRVLWRGVHETGAGYGLALPVAAPGTAAAPGPREYRWWEPPPPELPLAEGARRLGDAVAASVRAHVGGLDRISCELSGGLDSTALTFAARATAPATLSLLTVAARDRYSEDETWARRAVETANGSTPEVVSRSGKAAPDLAHHIIPADQAPYFYADLTATSAELNDEPLPVAPGRARAHLLLSRAHATGSRYHLTGYGGDELFLGLPHAYQDLFHGNPLTAWNHLGGLRHQLGWPLLPTLKALLNRSTFPRWLAGAVTPEPQPVTRTPLLSWGVRQSLRPWFTDHANALIAEEFRAAAEEAEPIDPWRGRHVDIDAVRMGARHFQAMEDIGMTIGLPVAAPFYDDRVLEATLAVRLADRISPWRYKPLLVEAMRGVVPDALLARTTKDHMSSDEHQGLREHAPELADLWTGSRLAEHGLVDARHLLRLAAEPFSPVLVEHSISSTVAGETWLRTAENAWPTPELTPTTTTSEA, encoded by the coding sequence ATGCCCGGCCTGCTGCGTGACTACTTCGTCGTCCTGCCGGACAGCGTGGCGGGCCACGCGGTGGCCGGGCAGCTTCCCGCACCGGACCCGACCGCACCGGAAGCGACCGCGGTGGTGGGCGACGTCCTGACCGTCGCCCACCCCTCGGGCCGCCCCTGGGTCGTAGCCCGCCCCCTGGTCCGCAAGGTCAGCCACCTCCGCCGGGGCGACGACGCCCTCGTGCTCATCGGACCCGACCGCGTCCCCGAGCCCGTGCTCGCCGGCCTCCTGGAGGGCGTACGCGACCGGGCCGCCCTGGAACGCCGCCTCGCCCGGCTCCCCGGCCTGCACCACGTCGTCGCGCGCCTCTCCGGCGAGACCTGGATCCGGGGCACCGCCTCCGGCCTGCGCCGGATCTACCACGCCCGGCACGCCGAGGCCGGGACCCTCGCCTCCGACCGCCCGGCCGTCCTCGCCCGCCTGACCGGCGCGCCCCTGGACGACGGCGCACTCGCCCTGCGCATGCTGGACTTCCTGCCGCACCCCCTGAGCCGACGCGTCCTGTGGCGGGGCGTGCACGAGACCGGGGCCGGGTACGGACTGGCCCTGCCCGTCGCAGCACCGGGCACGGCCGCCGCCCCCGGCCCTCGCGAGTACCGCTGGTGGGAGCCCCCGCCACCGGAACTCCCCCTGGCGGAGGGGGCCCGAAGACTCGGGGACGCCGTCGCCGCCTCCGTACGGGCCCATGTCGGCGGCCTGGACCGGATCAGCTGCGAGCTCTCCGGCGGCCTGGACTCGACGGCCCTCACCTTTGCCGCCCGCGCGACCGCCCCGGCCACGCTGTCCCTGCTGACGGTGGCCGCCCGGGACCGCTACAGCGAGGACGAGACGTGGGCGCGGAGGGCGGTGGAGACGGCGAACGGGAGCACCCCGGAAGTCGTAAGCCGGAGCGGTAAAGCCGCCCCGGACCTGGCCCACCACATCATCCCGGCCGACCAAGCCCCGTACTTCTACGCGGACTTGACCGCCACCTCCGCCGAGCTCAACGACGAACCGCTCCCCGTCGCCCCCGGCCGCGCCCGCGCGCACCTGCTCCTCAGCCGCGCCCACGCCACAGGCTCCCGCTACCACCTCACCGGCTACGGCGGCGACGAACTCTTCCTCGGCCTGCCCCACGCCTACCAGGACCTCTTCCACGGCAACCCCCTCACCGCCTGGAACCACCTCGGCGGCCTGCGCCACCAGCTCGGCTGGCCCCTCCTCCCCACCCTGAAGGCCCTGCTCAACCGCTCCACGTTCCCCCGCTGGCTGGCGGGCGCGGTCACCCCCGAACCCCAGCCGGTCACCCGGACCCCGCTCCTCTCCTGGGGCGTACGGCAGTCCCTGCGCCCGTGGTTCACGGACCACGCGAACGCCCTGATCGCCGAGGAGTTCCGGGCGGCCGCCGAGGAGGCCGAGCCGATCGACCCGTGGCGGGGGCGGCATGTGGACATCGACGCGGTACGGATGGGGGCGCGGCACTTCCAGGCGATGGAGGACATCGGCATGACGATCGGGCTGCCGGTCGCCGCGCCCTTCTACGACGACCGGGTCCTGGAGGCGACCCTCGCCGTACGCCTGGCGGACCGGATCAGCCCCTGGCGCTACAAGCCGCTGCTCGTCGAGGCGATGCGCGGGGTGGTGCCGGATGCGCTGCTGGCCCGTACGACGAAGGACCACATGTCCTCCGACGAACACCAGGGCCTGCGCGAACACGCCCCGGAACTCGCCGACTTGTGGACCGGCTCCCGCCTCGCCGAACACGGCCTGGTGGACGCCCGCCACCTGCTCCGACTGGCGGCCGAACCCTTCTCACCCGTCCTGGTGGAGCACTCCATCAGCTCCACGGTGGCCGGGGAGACCTGGCTCCGTACGGCCGAGAACGCTTGGCCCACCCCCGAGTTGACCCCCACGACCACGACCAGCGAGGCATGA
- a CDS encoding lasso peptide biosynthesis PqqD family chaperone has protein sequence MKLRKGIAVTTTEYGGVLLDEKDGSYWQLNDTSVIVVETLAAGEAPEAAVERIVAEFDVERAEAESDVAELTRQLVEAKILRP, from the coding sequence GTGAAGCTCAGAAAAGGCATAGCCGTCACGACGACCGAGTACGGAGGAGTGCTCCTCGACGAAAAGGACGGCAGCTACTGGCAGTTGAACGACACCAGCGTGATCGTGGTCGAGACCCTGGCGGCCGGCGAGGCCCCCGAAGCGGCCGTCGAACGTATCGTCGCGGAGTTCGACGTGGAGCGCGCCGAGGCGGAGTCGGACGTGGCCGAGCTGACCCGCCAGCTGGTCGAGGCGAAGATCCTGCGCCCATGA